The genome window aaccgccagtggaaatgcattttcactggcggttttctttattcagccgccagtggaaatgaaCTTTTCActagcggttccttaagaaaaccgccagtgaaaatgcacttttcactggcggttccaaaataaccgccagtggaaatgctgatttccactgacccctagcactggcggtactgaaaaacgccagtgtaaatatgtttagaaccgccactatagagcttctgtgtactagtgttaCCTTGGCCCAACCTTTACTCGGGCCTTCTTTGGGTCTTGCCTGGCCAGTACTTAAGCTATCATATCATATTTACTATTTCAAATTTCACTATATAACTAGTTTTATCTACAATATAAAACAATGTTTTGAATAGTCATATACACGGTCTGCTGGCCACAGCCCTGAGATTGACCTTAGGCTATAGCAGAGCCGTATCCCAACAAAAAAAATGAACTACATGATAGAATACATATGCATCCTTTACAATAAATTCCTAAAGTATCTATAGTTTTGTCATGTCCTTCCATGTGGTCCTAAAGTATTTAGGAATGAGTCTGCAATATCCACTTGTTTTCCACTGGAAAGAAATTTCATGCAGATTGGTGGATGCACATTGAAGATGCTGAGTACTGATGACGGCAAAACCCACAATCCATCTCCACATATTAAGCCTGCTGCAACTGCTGACGACAGTAATTCTGCATGCGGCCTATTTCTTTTGTTCCATATGATTAACAGGACACTGCCTAGGCACATATCGATGGTGAAGTAAGGCCCAGCAAGGAATGGTAGAGCTATTGCTATCATGCATGGGATGAAACTGTGTAGCTTCCAGTTTCTTCTTTGGGACACCAATCTAATTGTTTCAATAGCTAGTGTCATGAAGAAAGTAACCAAACAGAGGGTGATGCAGTGATCTGGGAGCTCCTTCACTCCTCGCTTCCCAAGTAGCCCAATGGCACGATAGACTGCTGCAGAGGGACATGAGTACTCTGAATCCTTGGATCCAATGGGTGCAGTACTTTTGGCGTTCGCCTCAAATGCAAGAAAAATGGATGGGATAATAACAGAACCAATCAGTACACCATATATGTGCCCAGCCACTACAGCTCTCGGGGAGGTCGAAGTCATATAGCCAGTCTTAAGGTCTTGCATGGCTTGTGAAGACACATTCAGAGCTGCAACAGACACCCCACAGGCTGCAAGGCTAGCGATGACCGCACCAGGCACGGCAACCCATGCTGCTATGACGAACTGTATGAACCTGCCATAAGATTGTGCAACTGACCAGTCTGTGAGTCCTGTTCCGTACGTGTTGCAGAAGGTGAAAACGGGAAGAATGGTGAACAGAAGGGCCATGTGGTAGAGTTTAATGTGTTGGAAGATCCAAGGGATGACGACTGAGCATACTATTGCACATCCGATATATCCAGCAACCGGCACATGGAGCGGGATTCTCTGACCAAGAAACACATCAAGCCTTCTACGATCATCATAGCTAAGGCTGGGGCTtgtcaacatgtatttgatcttcCCTGAATCATTTTGTTGCCTCTTCTTGTATAGGTCAATTGAGCTCACCGTAAGGAGTTTAATGAAGTTAAACATCCCTTCAGTGATAATCATTGTCACGGCAATGAAAATCTGCCACACATAGGATAAAAGAGTTATTAAAATCTCATTACCTTCCTATGATTCATTATGTTCTTCATATATCAATAAGCTCAAGCTAAATGGTTCTCAAAGAATCAATCCTGTAAATTTACTTTGGGAGCTCAATAAACATAAATTtatgtgatttaatgaaattacaTTCTTTCATCTTGAAGGAACCAAGACTTAATCAAGGACCGCAAATATTTGAGAATCACTTTGGGGGTATCAATTTGTTTTGGTCCATTCATCTAACTAAACCAATGACAAAAGGTATTTTTAAACTTAAGGCTCAGCCATAACATGGGAGGCAATATAATCTTTCTCGAGAAAACAAAATCCTGAGGATAAAAGGTTAGTTCAGACAGGAGAACATTTATCAATTTGAGGCTAGCTCAGCTATAATGTTTTGATTCTGATATTTTATTAAAATCTGATGCTAAATCATCCCTATAGTTGTGCAAAGAAGGCAAGAAGTGGACTTATATCCATGGAGATTAATGTGCAAGTAAAATATGAAATGGTTCATATTCTAGCCTTTTAAAAAATGCAATTGGTTGAACATTCAACAGCTTTACAATGAAATGTAGGCTTATTTGTTGTTTGTATAATTAAGTGCACAAGAAATAGCTTTTGGTTTGTTAGATGTTGCCCCAGATTAGTAGTTTGGACAGGCAGTGTTGTAACGCAAGAGTTTGTTTTTGTACTTGCTTACATCGTAAGATTGTCCCATAATTAAAATGCTAGTAAAATTCCTAGTAAGGAAGGCCAACCATAGTTTAATAAATAAAAGATTAATGGAATTAATTTATCCAATTAATACAAGTTATGTTGCATCAGAGATAACATCTGCATTTGGGAAGCAAAACAGAatgtaaagtaaatatgcataaccATCATTCAAGTATACCTTATATCCATTCATTCCACTCAAACTTGTACGACTGTCAGTGTGATACCATTGCCCTCTTTTACTTTGAAGGAAAGGATATAATAATCCCCAAGAGGTGATGGCCCCAAAAAGTAACCCAAAGTTTACAACATGAGGGACAATCATACCCAGACCAACAAACGATGCAGAGAAATCAAAATAGAATCTGTAAGTATAAAAACATTTATTAGGACTAAACACAGATATAAGTATGCAAATGTATAGAAGAAAATTTTGCCTAGTTTTGCAAGAGTTATTTTATAGTCCATAGAAAGGTTTCATGAGGTAAAAGGTTTATAGTTTGAGTTAATTTGTTATACCGTCTTCAGCAGCTTACCTATATTCATACCTATATTTAAACTACACTATATAAACAATACAATCTACAATATAAAGCGGTGCAAAACAATGTTTTAATGATCATATAGGTGCAATGTACAATAGTTCAACCATATGGTCATAAAAAACACATTTTGCATGGTAAATTTTATTGTTTGTAGAGTGTAGTTTGAATATGGGTATGAGTGTGGGCATTGTCGACAGCAAAGCTGGTGGTGATGAGAGACTTGCATGGTGTTCATGATCTTAGCGAGCATCAAGCTTAAGGGGGGATGTTGGTATATATAAGCCTGATGTTGGATGAAGTGGTCATGGATGTGACCGAGTTGGCATAGCGAGAGGAGCTCATTTGAACTCAGACAAGCACAGCGGGAATAGTAGGGGCTGGTGACCACGCCCACGGAGGTGGTCTCACATTGAAGCCATTTTTTACTGTGTTTTAGGCGGCTGTTTAGCTTGCTATTGTGTGTGTAAGCTGCAGGTGTATGTATCTGGGACATAATAGTTTATTTTAGCATTTGATACACTCTGTAATCATGTTTGTTCTTGAAACTGTCCATCAGTGCAAATAGCACTATCCTCTGACTATTGCAGTTTgtgttcatcttttgtttttgcgCGTTCTTTATTTCAAGGCTAGCCACTCTTACCCCCCTAGCTGTGattgtgatctttgtcacctactATCTAGAGCCCCAGATGCCATAGGCCTCGCTCCGCCACTGATTGGGATTTTTTTTTGTGAGAAAGACGTGTATTTTATGAATTTTTTTTTGAACGAAGTGGCAGGAGCTATACCTTTCAATTAATATTTTATGAACTTCTATCAAGCATAATTTGGAAAAGATTTATTTACCACCTATTGCGCTTGTATAGCTCTAGTCCAAAGATGGGGAAGGACTGAAATCCACAATTGTTGCCTCCAGCGAAGAACCACTGGAACATAGACCAAGAAAAGCTTCCCAGAAATGTTTTGAATATAGCGGCAACCTGCAATCTGAAAAAGATGGCGAGCGTTACTGCAAGGCCCAAAAACAAAGGTAACAAAAAATGCTGTGACTTCCATTTTACATTCAGAAAGGACACAACTTTGCTGCATAGGCTCCTTGCGGCGTGTGAAAGCTATTGATAAGATGAGCCACAACCGAGCCTGTTGGAAACAACAATCTGTAGTCGACAATCATAACCTATATACAGATAGAAGAAAAGCCTTCAATAAGTATATAGTCATGTTTCAACTAGTGAACAAAAACCAGCTCGTAATGTTTTTTTTACTAGAGGCAGAAATAAAATAAGGGTATTTTTGCACGCATGTTATGTTTTCTTGTTCGTTTGTTTTGTGGCCGTAAAATGGTTATTGACGGGTCCAACTGCTAACAGCAAAATAAATACTCTATATCTTTATCCAAAAAAATGCAATTCTAAAAATGTACTAGGTCAAGTTTGACTAAGGTCATACAAATAAATACCAAAAGAAGATATAGAGTATCAGACTTTGCCCCCAAGGCTGTTTAGCATAATTCGTAGAAGAAGAACCAAAAGAAGAACGGTACAAGAAGCCCTGTTAAATAGGAGGTAGATTAAGGATATTAAGGGTGCTCTAACAGCGGGAGCCTTAGTTGAATATCTGCACCTCTGGAATGCTCACTCGGTCTAATTTTGCAATTGAATATTGAGTACAAGCATGTTTTCTCTGTCGCACCTGATGGCAATTACTATGCTAGAGTGGCTTATAGGGGTCTATTCTACGGTTCTTGTGTTTTTTCTCACCACAAACTGTTTTGGCGGTCTTGGCTCcgcctaagggctagtttgggaattgGGAGCCACAAAACCAGAGGGGATTGAAGGGGCTAAAATCTTTtccttattcaattttgaataagaagGAGATTTTAGCCTCTCTAACCTCTCCGGTTTTTAGACTCCCAAACTAGTTCTAAATATGGATTCTTCCAATGGCTGGTAGCTCAAAATAAATGTTGGACTGTAGACCGTCTTGCAAAAAGAGGTATGAATCATCCAGCGAGATGCTCTCTCTGTGACCAAGACTAGAAACTATCAACCATCTGTTGGTTTTCTGTGTTTTTCTAGCATCTTTTGGTACAACATCTTAAGGTTTTTTTGGCTTACATAGTTTAGCCTCTCCTCAAGGAGATATCAGTTTTTTGAGCTGGTTGTAAAGGAATTCAAGTCAGGTAACGGGTGTGAGGAAAAAAGGCCTGGATTCCCTCTTCTCTCTTGGAGCGTGGTTGATCTGGAACCACAGAAATAGGGTGGGTTTTGATGGAGTGGTCCTAGCCTCTCTCTTCTCCTACAGATGGCTCATGAGGAGAGGGAGAAGTGGCTGGTGCCAAGGGCTTAGGGTTTGAATGAGTGCACTAGAGCTACTGGTTAGTTGGATAGAAACTTGTTAGtgtaattagctagctaacaaataactacctaactattattaatttgctaaaagtagctaataccTGAactatcactaccggaatccggctctttgtcgagtgctcggcggtttgccgagtactttttatcggacaCTCGATAAAGACTTTTTTGCCGAGtgacgcactcggcaaagtcctgctctTGGTAATGACCGCGTTTACATGGATGCTCTTGGTaatatatgaactagattatttagggcttgttcgtttacgtcggattgcacccggaatcgtttcagctaatcaaagtttatataaattagagaattaATCCGGCTAGGAATCGTTCTGACTCACCAATCcagcacaaacgaacaaggccttagatgTCTTCAACTAATTTTAACAGCTAATTATTAGCTTTAGCGCATTTAAACATCTATGACTCTAGGAAAAAGACACGACAAGGAACTCCCGTTTGGGAACGTTGTCATCATCTCGCGCGTTGAGCTCCGATTAAGGCAGCATCGTTATCATGACCACCCGTCGCGACGTCGACTGCACATGTTGTCCCACTGTCGTCCTCAAGAGGGGTCTGGCGGCGGACGTCGGCAGCAGGAGAGCAAGCTACGGGAGGCACTGGAGGTGTTAGAGGACGGACCCTTGCCAAGTCCAGCGACGATGCGGCCCTCTTCGATGGAAGGGACGGTGCGGAGGAGGCGCTTGTGGGGTGGTTCTGGTCGCTGGCGTGGCTCCACGTGCAGCATCGGGACTTCCTGCGTGCGACGACGATGGCCGTAGAGTGCGCGTTCTAGTCGTCTGACATGCTCCCGATGATGGAGGAGGCGCTTGCCAAGTTCCTCACCATGTACCCCCACCTATGTGTCTGCCTTGAACATGGGTCGTCTTCACGTCGACGAGTACCCGCTCCTGAGTCCTGACAAGGTATGCCTCGACTATTGTGCCTTTGGCCTTTTCTCCTACCTCCAAAGCTACAACTTTGTCGAGTTGTCGGCTTCGTTTCACGCTCTCGAAGGTCACCGCCAACCTCAGCAAAACCATGCGCTCTACGGCGCCGCGGAGAAGGGCACCGTTTAGCACGACATCAAGAACTGCATCATGGATTACCTCAACATCCCCGAGTCAGAGTACTGCCTCGTCTTCACAGTCAGCCATGGTTCGGCCTTCCGGCTGCTCGCTGAGTGCTACCCATTCAGCACCAACATGCACCTGCTCACCATGTTTGACCACGGAGCACAATCCGTGAATTGGATGATGCAGGCCACGCATGACAAGGGAGCAAGGCATACTCTGCTTGAGTTCTTCCTCCTCGTCCCTCTTCCTTTCCTCCTTCTCAACTCAGTGGTAAGGGCGACAGGGGATGATGGTGTGTGCATTCAGCGTCGCGACGGACGGCAATGGTGACTAGGCAGATCGGTCTGGGCCTCCACCACTGGATGCCTCGTAGGGTCTTCCCCTCTTATATTTTAAAGAGGGACAACAGTGTTGTAAACTTAGataaataagtgacatgctttctacgtatttaaatatattaaatatttTAATTCTGAATAAATCaggcatataactcagataaaatATCATATGTAATTATAACAGCAACGAacatgtaatactcaaaattgtatacaaggaatGCATAGTAGATCTCCTCATTTCATgtcctatatttacatcataaaaGAGCACACATGTAAtcgagagtgattaattaaaaccaatgctaccaaaataaaagaaaatgcatcatgtggagtttatatgtttgtgcataaaataaaataataataataaggataataagataataaatactagaagttaaaTCAAACCCTAACTTAAAATTAGGGCTTTTTGAAAATAAGAAGGAGAGAAATGATATAGAAAAATAAATGATATAATTATACTTCAAGAATTGGTGTTCTTAACTTCACAAAAGTAATAAAGATTAATGTAGCACGAGTTTGACTTCaaaaaattcaaattcaaatttaaacctaaaaaggaagaaaagagaaagaaaaagataaaagaaaagagaaaggcaTCTAACTGGGCTGCCTGGCGGTATTTCGGCCCACTAAAGAAATTACCCCGCACAGCCCAAATCCCTCCCCGCGGCGCTGGCGTATGGGCCCCACTGGCCAGCCTATCACTTTCACGCGCGTATCAAACACGGTCACTGGTCTGTGGGACCCACTGTCAGCCCTATCCTCTTCCTCAAGTCCGAACCGGAAGCCGCGCTTGGTCACGTCTGTGATCTCCTGGAGAATTTGTTGCGATTCTTTCTCCGGATTGCTAGGATCGGCCTCGCCTCATGGCTATATAACCCGAGCTCCCCGCAATTGAACGAATCTATGGGACTCCAGCACCGGAAACCATGGCGGCAACCAGAGAGAAGGAAGAAAGGGGAAGTCGCCGCTGGCGCTCACGGTACAGAGCCTCGCTGTTGGGTGCTGGACTTCCCTAGGGCCTTCCTGGGCGATTGCGCGGCGTTGTCAGGGGTGGCCGGTGTCGCGGATTCCGAATCTCGCCGAGATGGAGTCGCTGGCATTGGCGCTGGGTGGCTGTGCGGCATGGATGAAGGTATGGGGGGACCGTTGCATTCTCCTGGGTGTCCTCTACGTGTAGCGCGGTTGGGATCCAAGTAGTGGGTACGGGGTTCGAATTCGGGGTGTCCGGTGATGCTCCGCCGTGGAGGCCCAACGATGGCGCCGTCGCGGTGGGTTCCTGGCCGCCGCGTTTGCTGCGGGGGAGGGAGACGACCACGCGGTGCCGTCGCGCGTCTTGTACAAGTGAAGAAGATGGCGCTGCTCCGTCCGATCCGATCTATGCGGTCTGGAGTGCTCGGACGTAGCGCTTCGATTTTATTAAAGCTTGGTCGTGCGATCTTGATCGGGAGGCCGAGGATTGGATTAAGCGTTGGCGTAACATTGTCCGTCGATCTCTGATCCGGCGGCAGTGGGTTTGTACCGGTTATAAAACGGATGGTTTAATCTTGGCGGTCCAATACAGATCGAACGGCTCTGGTTGCTTCTTACCTCTTCGCCGTTGGCGTTTTGCATAAGAACCCTCGTGATTTTCTtaaaccaacccgcagtccaccgcgGGTAGGTTCTGAGTCTGTGGAACCTTTGCGTTTTAACCCCAAACTCTCTGCAAATTATGCACGCCATCCAGGACTCCAAAGAAAGAAATAAATGAATATAGAAAATGAATTCCTAGGGTAAAAATAAtcctaaaacttgtttaattcatacaaAACtcgttttaactcctttttagacCATTCAAGTTctcataattttgtattaatattgcctACTACTTGGTAatgctgttttgacatgaaacctATACTAGAATTGATTACTCAATAAATTTTGTAGCAAGCAcataataacttcagaaattcataacttaataatcgtagctccgaatttagtagttcttgtttctacgatctcgttacgcagcgtagaatattattatataGTTTATTCATatgtatggtgtgatgttaattttttctatatcatgtttgtctgtattgctacgactagcgcgaggttacgagtcatctaaagagcaagttggtacctggaatctcaagtcccaggcaagttgtgcccttgatcacttctttttacctactcatgttctgattaatcataatgatctgcataggttaattttgatgggacccaataggtcaccctagtttgtttatcctgaataccttgtttacccctgaatcacttgggtagttctgctactgctttatatggttttgggttaatatttcattatatctatattccaattatgttgttattttatttatgttcatgacaagatcattaaatgttaattggaacatagagcttaacttgagaaacacgtgccaccacaagggtttatggatgcccttggctgattaattaggaaagctagtggaggactaccttacccgaaaggggcaagggcagtaggggagtggtcagtgtagggaggtccttggttgattttgctgcgatggcggtcaggcaagaaccctgcattggagcttcctataaactgtagcgggttttctgaagctagtggaactttgtaaaggcctcgtagtgttaccctgcctcgcctcctcggtagaggtgtatgggaagtcgcgatcccttggcagacgggtaacatgacttgtgggtaaagggtaccacctctgcagagtgtaaaactggtatactagccgagctcacggtcatgagcagctcaggactctctgatgattaaattatggaactaaattcaatttgtcatatgcattgcatcgcaggtgatgttgttacttttgttctactacttaattgggttggtatttacttatacttagtaattgctaataaaattttgaccaactttaaaagcaatgctcagctctaaccatcctctttggtaagccttacacttcacgtgagctcccacctttggcgagttcatgcacattattccccacaacttgttgagcgatgaacgtatgtgagctcactcttgctgtctcacacccccccacaggtcaaggacaggtaccacaggataaggcgcaaggaggatgctgcgatgagttcgtgagagatctaggtcgtcgtctcccagtcaactttgggttgctggaccgttgtctccttataatgtaattatttatttattttgtatagaactcctattatgtagtaaagatgtgacattcgatcctgtgtcatgattcatcatatgtgtgagacatggtcccagcacacctagtgattatgttcgcgcccgggtcttggtgccccgaaacccgggtgtgacagaagtggtatcagaggaatgttgactgtaggacgaaacctagatagaaatggacaaccattctctacttacctttgctactctgattcttttctaaactcttcttaatcttttctcatctattttcgctttactctgattatccttaccttttccttctaaatacaaatgtggatttcacactttgaaatcctatgcctaaagtgactttaggagtaggagacctaatcttaggaacaaaaacaaactatttttataggtatatatgtgcttgaatgtttgttcttatgatacatgtctgatttggttctttgattgagtgtgatgagttgtggagtaatgtccacaattacatctgcatatacatataggcataaatataataaaattcataagataactaaacaacctagattatccttcattaaagtgtatctattttaaatagatccatcttggcttaaaagattctctcttatctcaatagattcatctcaccTTGACAGATtcgtcttatcctaaccactttacttatctcattctaaaataacaaccatgatctgaTCCAAatctaaactagtctaatctaatcatatccaatctaatctagatctcagctaatctaatatgatctaatctagtgtgagttacttaatgctggtacaaaggataaaatcatactcctaattcacttaagcctaaGTTAGTGCCATAGATCAACTCAGCGATACACTCCCAATAGGTTACATAATCCACCTATGTGAACCTATTGATAAAAAAATGTCCTACCCATAGACCCTAGCTATCTTAACTATATCCCCTAGCTCAGATGGAGACACAAGTTTGGAGACCGAAgatgatcaacctcgtcaagaaaggataagcaccaactcaagtcttcaaggatcaagcgGGATCACCAGaggagtcaagatccacaattTGGGATGGAGTCCTTCCTTACCCTACTCCTTCTTACCCAAACCTACCCATGCTTTGGAgacatcttttatcctacataataaagtagcTATATATACCCATACTTTCCTAATCACCTGATAATTTGTGATATAAAAAAACAAATCTTTTGATATTAAAACCAACTAGAAACTAAAACATAGACTACAAACCAAACTTGTGGGATCccctttcttacaaatctcgaggacgagattatttttaagggggtaggatttgtaatactcaaaattgtatacaaggaatGCATAGTAGATCTCCTCATTTCATGTGctatatttgcatcataaaagagCACACATGTAAtcgagagtgattaattaaaaccaatgctaccaaaataaaagaaaatgcatcatgtggagtttatatgtttgtgcataaaataataataataataataataataataaggataataagataataaatactagaagttaaaTCAAACCCTAACTTAAAATTAGGGCTTTTTGAAAATAAGAAGGAGAGAAATGATATAGAAAAATAAATGATATAATTATACTTCAAGAATTGGTGTTCTTAACTTCACAAAAGTAATAAAGATTAATGTAGCACGAGTTTGACTTCaaaaaattcaaattcaaatttaaacctaaaaaggaagaaaagagaaagaaaaagataaaagaaaagatAAAGGCATTTAACTGGGCTGCCTGGCGGTATTTCGGCCCACTAAAGAAATTACCCCGCACAGCCCAAATCCCTCCCCGCGGCGCTGGCGTATGGGCCCCACTGGCCAGCCTATCACTTTCACGCGCGTATCAAACACGGTCACTGGTCTGTGGGACCCACTATCAGCCCTATCCTCTTCCTCAAGTCCGAACCGGAAGCCGCGCTTGGTCACGTCCGTGATCTCCTGGAGAATTTGTTGCGATTCTTTCTCCGGATTGCTAGGATCGGCCTCGCCTCATGGCTATATAACCCGAGCTCCCAGCAATTGAACGAATCTATGGGACTCCAGCACCGGAAACCATGGCGGCAACCAGAGAGAAGGAAGAAAGGGGAAGCCGCCGCTGGCGCTCACGGTACAGAGCCTCGCTGTTGGGTGCTGGACTTCCCTAGGGCCTTCCTGGGCGATTGCGCGGCGTTGTCAGGGGTGGCCGGTGTCGCGGATTCCGAATCTCGCCGAGATGGAGTCGCTGGCATTGGCGCTGGGTGGCTGTGCGGCATGGATGAAGGTATGGGGGGACCGTTGCATTCTCCTGGGTGTCCTCTACGTGTAGCGCAGTTGGGATCCAAGTAGTGGGTACGAGGTTCGAATTCGGGGTGTCCGGTGATGCTCCACCGTGGAGGCCCAACGATGGCGCCGTCGCGGTGGGTTCCTGGCCGCCGCGTTTGCTGCGGGGGAGGGAGACGACCACGCGGTGCCGTCGCACGTCTTGTACAAGTGAAGAAGATGGCACTGCTCCGTCCGATCCGATCTATGCGGTCTGGAGTGCTCGGACGTAGCGCTTCGATTTTATTAAAGCTTGGTCGTGCGATCTTGATCGGGAGGCCGAGGATTGGATTAAGCGTTGGCGTAACGTTGTCCGTCGATCTCTGATCCAGCGGCAGTGGGTTTGTACCGGTTATAAAACGGATGGTTTAATCTTGGCGGTCCAATACAGATCGAACGGCTCTGGTTGCTTCTTACCTCTTCGCCGTTGGCGTTTTGCATAAGAACCCTCGTGATTTTCTtaaaccaacccgcagtccaccgcgGGTAGGTTCTGAGTCTGTGGAACCTTTGCGTTTTAACCCCGAACTCTCTGCAAATTATGCACGCCATCCAGGACTCCAAAGAAAGAAATAAATGAATATAGAAAATGAATTCCTAGGGTAAAAATAAtcctaaaacttgtttaattcatacaaAACtcgttttaactcctttttagacCATTCAAGTTctcataattttgtattaatattgcctACTACTTGGTAacgctgt of Zea mays cultivar B73 chromosome 8, Zm-B73-REFERENCE-NAM-5.0, whole genome shotgun sequence contains these proteins:
- the LOC103635576 gene encoding probable metal-nicotianamine transporter YSL3, with product MDSTTEEASPCVERGFDGLPYPGFWEQVTLRSMAIAVVLAAVFSLVTLRIYMTVGVVGALNMPTNVLSFFSVKSLVSLQRRYGISAAPFTRQENIFLQTCVITCVNTAISGGLPNYITAMNAQVATSLRDDPDKEDIIDRIPTGKYALFLLLTGLVAITLMLPLAQVMIVDYRLLFPTGSVVAHLINSFHTPQGAYAAKLQVAAIFKTFLGSFSWSMFQWFFAGGNNCGFQSFPIFGLELYKRNRFYFDFSASFVGLGMIVPHVVNFGLLFGAITSWGLLYPFLQSKRGQWYHTDSRTSLSGMNGYKIFIAVTMIITEGMFNFIKLLTVSSIDLYKKRQQNDSGKIKYMLTSPSLSYDDRRRLDVFLGQRIPLHVPVAGYIGCAIVCSVVIPWIFQHIKLYHMALLFTILPVFTFCNTYGTGLTDWSVAQSYGRFIQFVIAAWVAVPGAVIASLAACGVSVAALNVSSQAMQDLKTGYMTSTSPRAVVAGHIYGVLIGSVIIPSIFLAFEANAKSTAPIGSKDSEYSCPSAAVYRAIGLLGKRGVKELPDHCITLCLVTFFMTLAIETIRLVSQRRNWKLHSFIPCMIAIALPFLAGPYFTIDMCLGSVLLIIWNKRNRPHAELLSSAVAAGLICGDGLWVLPSSVLSIFNVHPPICMKFLSSGKQVDIADSFLNTLGPHGRT